DNA sequence from the Sphingomonas taxi genome:
CTGCCGCCGTTCACCGTGATCCCGCTCAGCCGCGGCGTCGCGAGCAGGATACGGACCGGCGCCCTCGCGGTCGCCTGCCGCTGCTCGCCCCAGCGGCTGGTGCTGGTCTGACGCACGGTCAGCGTCGTGCCCTCGGCGCGCAGGTCGATGTCACCGATCACGCCGCGATCGCCGATCACCGTGGCGCCGGGCGATCCGGTGGTGATCGTCACCTCGAACGCGCCATTGATCCGCACCCGCTCGAAGCTGCCGAGCGCGACGCGGCGCTCTTCGGCCATCGCCGCCGAGGGCAGGAGCAGCAGCAGGGCGAACAGACGGATCATCGCGCCGAGCGTCGCACCGCTTTGTCGGTGCGGCAAGGACTTACGGCCGATCGACGTTAGCGCCCGCAGCGCACCGAGCCGGTGCCCGTGTTCGACACGGTGCAGCGCGCCGCCGCGCCGAGATCGACGTCGCCCGTTCCGGCGACCTGCACCTTCGCGGTTCCGGATACCGCAGCGCGCACGTCGCCGGTGCCGGTGACCGAGACGTCGGCACGCTCGACGCGCAGCCCGGCGGCATCAAGGCTGCCGGTGCCCGCGACCTCGACCGCCAGATCCTTGACCGCGCCACCGGCGCGGACGTTCCCGGTCCCGGCGATCGAGACCTCGGCGCGGTCGGTCATGAGCGCGGCGATGTTGAGATCGCCCGATCCCCTTACGTCCGCCTTGAACGCGTCGCCCGACACGCGGTCGACCGCCATCGTTCCCGATCCGGTGATGCTTGCCTCCGTCAGGCGCGGCAGCGTCACATAGACGGTGACCTTGCCGCCGTGCCCCCAGCGGAGCGACCGCTTGCGCCCGATCGCCAGCGTCTCGTCGTCCCTGGCGATGCGCAGCGTGTCGAGATCCTCGGGCTTGCCTTCGGCGCGGACCGAGAATGCCTTGCCGGCGCGCACCTCGACCTCGTCGCTGCCGGTCAGATCGATCTTGGAGAAATCCGTGACGGCGTAGCTGCGGGTGGTGCCGCTGCCGGTCGGCGTGACGCCGGGGCCGTCGTCCTGCCCCATCGAGCAGCCGGCGAGCATCGTACCGACCATGACAAATGCGACCGCCTGCATCCTTCAACCCTCCTTGTGTATTGCTTCAATAATACACAAGGAGGGTGAGGGCAAGCAGTCCTCATTGATGCAGCGCGATTGCATATCGATGGGGTGGCGAGGCTCGATCGGTTTCCTCATCATATCCGTCACCCCGGACTCGTTCCGGGGTCCACCGGACCGCAAGGGAACGGTGTCGACTCAAGCGTTTCTCCTCGCCACGGAGTGGACCCCGGAACCAGTCCAAGGTGACGGGGTGGGCTTTGAAAGCGAGCGACTGATGTGAACGGCCGTATGCGATAGCCTGCCTCCCTGCCCTCGCGCGGGCGTAGCGCAACGCCCGCCCCCTAAGAAAAAGGGCGGCCCCGCAGGACCGCCCTCTTGCTTCACCGGAACGATGCGCGGCTTACGCCGGCACCTTCTCCTTGTTGTAGATCGCGGCCGCGGCGCGGAGGATGTCGAGAATCTTCTCCTGCGCCTTGGGCTCGTCGACCTCTTCCATCGCGGCCAGTTCGCGGGCGAGTCGGCTGCACGCCGCCTCGAAGATCTGCCGCTCCGAATAGCTCTGCTCGGGCTGGTCGTCGGCGCGGAACAGGTCGCGGACCACTTCGGCGATCGACGCGAGGTCGCCCGAATTGATCTTCGCCTCATATTCCTGCGCGCGGCGCGACCACATGGTGCGCTTCACCTTGGGCTTGCCCTTGAGCGTTTCCATCGCCTCGCGCATCGTCTTGTCCGACGAGAGCTTGCGCATACCGACCGATTCGGCCTTGTTGGTGGGGACGCGGAGCGTCATCCGCTCTTTCTCGAAGCGCAGCACGTACAGCTCGAGGCTGGTACCGGCGATCTCCTGCTTCTGCAGCTCGATCACACGGCCGACGCCATGCTTCGGATAAACAACGTAATCACCGACATCGAAGGACAATGCCTTGGCAGCCATGAACGGGCCTTTCTGGATCGCATCCGTCGCGAGGATCGTCCGGGGCGGGATACCCGCGGGTCCGGACGGCGAGGATGGTTGGTACGAGTGTCTCCTGACGGGCAGGACTCATCATGCCCGTCGTGGACACTTTTAACACAGTCGCAACAAAATTACCAGCGTGGATAAGCCAGTTGGACTGACTTACCCTGTATGATCGAACCCGATTCGGGTCGCTCAGTCGCCCGCGCCCGGCTCCGGCGAGAAGAATTGCTCATATTTGTTCTCGACGCCCTTCATCGCATCGGCGTCGGGCGGCGTCTGGTCGAGCTTGCGCGTGACGTTGGGCCATTGCGCCGAGAAGGTCGTGTTGAGCTCCAGCCATTGCTCCAGCCCGCTCTCGGTATCGGGCAGGATCGCCTCGGCCGGGCATTCGGGCTCGCACACGCCGCAGTCGATACATTCGCTGGGGTTGATGACGAGCATGTTCTCGCCCTCGTAGAAGCAGTCGACCGGACACACCTCGACGCAGTCCATATACTTGCAGCGGATGCAGGCATCGGTGACGACGTAGGTCATTCTGGTTCCTTGCGGCCCTGTGCGCCGGCTAGAGTGCATCGGCTCGAAAGAAGCCGGGTATGAACGCGAGGCTGCTATGCCGCGTTCCCCCCCGCGTCAATCGAAGCCGTTCGGTTGCGACACGTTTGCAGCCAGTTCCTGATAGCAGCTTTGCGCCTCGGGCGCCGGTCCGCGTCGCGTCGGCAAGGCCTCGACGCGCAGCACGCGTACCCGGTCGTGCAGCGCGAAGGTGAGGATATTGCCAACGCGGACCGGCGCCGCGCTGCGCTCGATCCGCCGCCCGTCGATGCGCAGGCGGCCGTCGCAGGCGAGGTCCTGCGCGAGGCTGCGCGTCTTGGCGAGCCGCACGAACCACAGGAACATGTCGATCCGCATAGTGTCAGCCATGGCCGCTCCATGCCGCCAGCGCGGCAAAGGCCCCCGTCGGCGACGGCGCGGGCCGCTCGGCGCGCTGCGGCGGCCGGCGGCCGCGCCACACCCAGGCGGGCGGCGCTTCCGCCTCGCCACGTACGGTGCGGAACCCCAGTTCGGCCATCAGCCGCTCCAGCGTCGGCGCGGTGATCCCCATCGAGGTCGCGAGCGCGGGATCGGGCGCGAACGGCTTGCGCCCCTGCCGCGCGTCGTGCGCAGCGCGCGCGATCCGCTCGACGAGGTCGACGCGCACCGCCTGCGCGGCGAGCGGACGGTAACCGGTGGCGAGCTGCGCGCCGGGCACGCCGCGCGGCAACACCGTCGCTCCCTCGCGCGGCAGCACGTGACGCTTGCCGCGCACGCCGAGCAGCGCCTGCCGCCAGCGCGCCGCGCCGGGCTTGAGCAGGCGCGGGTCGAACAGGTCGAGCGCGCCGATCGTGATGCCGATCCGGCGCAGCCGCTTGCGCTCGTCCTGCGTCAGCGCGTCCAGCGATTCGTGCAGCGCGATCCGCGGTATCAGCCCGCCCGCCGCCTCGAGCTCGCCCGCGACGACGCGCAGCGCCGGCGTCGCCTGCGGATCGCGCGCCGCCTCGGCGAGCGCGACCAGCGCCGGCAGATGCCGGCCGAGTATCGCCGCGAACCAGCCGTTGACCCGCGCCGCCACCGCCTCGCGCTGCGGCCTCGCGAGACAGTCGAGATCGCGATCGAGCTTGAGTAGCGGCCGCGCCAGCGACGGCCCTGGCGTCAGCAGCGCGACCGCATGGCCGTTCCACACGATCGCATCATCGACCAAGGCAAACGCCGCGTCCTCAGCGGCGACCAGCGCCTCGCCGCGGCGGCGCCGCTCGCCGCTGAGATGCTTTTCCGCCGCGGCGAGCAGCAGCCGGCGATCCGTCGCGCGCGCGGCGGGGTCGACGGTGAAGCGGAAGCCGTCGAGCCGCCCGATCGGATGATCCTCGACCAGCACCTCGCCCTCAGGCCCGATCACCACCGGCAGCAGCGACGCATCGGCGCCGATCTGGCGGATCAGCGCCGTGGTCCGCTTGTCGACGAACCGCTGCGTCAGGCTGGCGTGGAGCCCGTCGGACAATCGCTCCTCGATCGTCTTGGTCCGCTCGGCGCCCGCGGCGGGGTCGGCGAGCCAGTCGGGGCGCTGCGCGATATAGGCCCAGCTGCGGATCGCGGCGATCCGCCCGGCGATCGTCTCGACGTCGCCGGCGATCGTGTCGAGCCGCGTCACTTCGTCGGCGAACCACTGGTTCGGCACGACGCCGCGGCCTTCGCTGAGATAGCCGAAGATCCGGCTGACGAAGCGCGTATGCGGGTCGAGCCCGAGCTTGCGGAAATCGGGCAGGCCGCACGCCGCCCACAACCGTTTGACCATCGCCGGATGCCGCGCACGATCGCGCACCCACGTCTCGTCCGCCATGCGCTTGAGCACGGCGAGATCGGTCGACTGCGGCGCGGCGAGCAGCACGCCCGGCTCGGGCCGCCGTTCGAGGCTGGCGATCAGCGCATCGACGCTGGCGTAATCGGGTTCGCCGTTGCGCCAGTAGAGCTGTTCGATGCGCGGGAAGCGATGCTCCTCGATCGCGAACACCTCCTCGGGCAGGAACGCGCCCGGCCCCTCTTCGGTGACGCCGCCGAATGTGCCGTCGCGCTGGTGGCGGCCGGCGCGGCCGGCGATCTGCGCCATTTCCGCCACCGTCAGTCGGCGGCTGCGACGACCGTCGAACTTGCTGAGGCCGGCGAAGGCGACGTGCGCGACGTCCATGTTGAGCCCCATGCCGATCGCATCGGTGGCGACGAGATAATCGACCTCGCCCGCCTGGAACATCGCAACCTGCGCGTTGCGGGTGCGCGGCGACAGCGCGCCCATCACCACCGCGGCACCGCCGCGCAAGCGGCGCAGCATCTCGGCGACCGCATAGACCTCCTCGGCGCTGAACGCGACGATCGCCGAGCGTTTGGGCAGCCGGCTGATCTTCTTCGCGCCCGCATAGGTGAGTTTGGAGAAGCGCGGCCGGACGATGATCTCGGCATCGGGCACCAGCGCACGCACCATCGGCCGCAGCGCCTCGGACCCGAGGATCATCGTTTCCTCGCGCCCGCGCCGGCGCAGCAGGCGGTCGGTGAAAACGTGGCCGCGTTCAACATCGGTGCCGAGCTGCGCCTCGTCGAGCGCGACGAAGGCTGCGTCGTGCTCGGGCATCGATTCGACCGTGCACAGATGCCAGCGCGCATTGGGCGGGACGATCTTCTCCTCGCCGGTGACAAGCGCGACGCTGTCGACGCCCTTCAGCTTGACGACGCGGTCGTAGACCTCGCGCGCCAGCAGGCGGAGCGGAAAGCCCATGATCCCGCTCGAATGCGCGCACATCCGCTCGACGGCGAGATGGGTCTTGCCCGTGTTGGTCGGCCCGAGGACCGCGGTGACCGCCGCTTTCATGCGGGCAACATCGGGTGTCGCGACCGATCGCGCAATGAGGCAAAGCAAGCGGGGCGACCCCAATTCCCCCCTACCGCACCGGCGAACCCGTCCACCGCACCGCACCCCCCGGTTAATTTGACTTTAGACTTTGCCCCCCACAGTGCTGCGACCCGACGCCGGGGGACGATCGGCGACCAATTCCACGATGAGGCGCCTTCCCGCGTGTTCTTGCGCACCGATCAGGGTTTCGATCTCGCCGGCGGCACCGCCGCCCGGCCGTTCGGCCGCGCGCTCGCCGTACCGCGCCGGCTCGGGCCGCTGGAGCGGCTGCGCGGGCGCGACTGGACGCCCGACCTCGGCGCGCAGATCGGCAGCGGTGATTGGTGGCGCGGCCTCGCCACCTTCGGGACGCTGATCGGCGCGGTCTGGGCGCTCGCTCCCGGTATCACGCCTCTGATCGGCGCCACCCCCACACCGCTCGCCGGCACCGCGCTCGAGGAAAGCCGCGCGCTGGCGATCGCGCCGCTCGCCTGGGGCGGGGACACCGGCCACCGCATGGCGGCGAACGACCTCGTCGCGCCGCTCGCCGAAGCCCCCGAACGCCCGATCGTCGAGCTCAACGCGACGCTCGGCGAAGGCGACGATTTCGACCATGTGCTGATGCGCGCCGGCGTCGGCCGCAACGATGCGCGCGCCGCCGCCGGGCTCGTAGCGCAGGCGGTGACGCTAGGCGACATCGCGCCGGGCACGCGCATCGCGCTGACCCTCGGGCGCCGCCCGGCGAAGACGGTGGCGCGCCCGCTCGACAAACTGGCGCTGCGCGCGCGTTTCGACCTGGCGCTCAGCCTCGATCGCGGCGCCGGCGGCCTCGCCATGACCCGCAAGCCGATCGCGGTCGACAGCACGCCGCTGCGCATCCA
Encoded proteins:
- a CDS encoding head GIN domain-containing protein, which produces MQAVAFVMVGTMLAGCSMGQDDGPGVTPTGSGTTRSYAVTDFSKIDLTGSDEVEVRAGKAFSVRAEGKPEDLDTLRIARDDETLAIGRKRSLRWGHGGKVTVYVTLPRLTEASITGSGTMAVDRVSGDAFKADVRGSGDLNIAALMTDRAEVSIAGTGNVRAGGAVKDLAVEVAGTGSLDAAGLRVERADVSVTGTGDVRAAVSGTAKVQVAGTGDVDLGAAARCTVSNTGTGSVRCGR
- a CDS encoding CarD family transcriptional regulator, whose translation is MAAKALSFDVGDYVVYPKHGVGRVIELQKQEIAGTSLELYVLRFEKERMTLRVPTNKAESVGMRKLSSDKTMREAMETLKGKPKVKRTMWSRRAQEYEAKINSGDLASIAEVVRDLFRADDQPEQSYSERQIFEAACSRLARELAAMEEVDEPKAQEKILDILRAAAAIYNKEKVPA
- the fdxA gene encoding ferredoxin FdxA → MTYVVTDACIRCKYMDCVEVCPVDCFYEGENMLVINPSECIDCGVCEPECPAEAILPDTESGLEQWLELNTTFSAQWPNVTRKLDQTPPDADAMKGVENKYEQFFSPEPGAGD
- a CDS encoding RNA-binding S4 domain-containing protein, whose product is MADTMRIDMFLWFVRLAKTRSLAQDLACDGRLRIDGRRIERSAAPVRVGNILTFALHDRVRVLRVEALPTRRGPAPEAQSCYQELAANVSQPNGFD
- a CDS encoding helicase-related protein; the protein is MKAAVTAVLGPTNTGKTHLAVERMCAHSSGIMGFPLRLLAREVYDRVVKLKGVDSVALVTGEEKIVPPNARWHLCTVESMPEHDAAFVALDEAQLGTDVERGHVFTDRLLRRRGREETMILGSEALRPMVRALVPDAEIIVRPRFSKLTYAGAKKISRLPKRSAIVAFSAEEVYAVAEMLRRLRGGAAVVMGALSPRTRNAQVAMFQAGEVDYLVATDAIGMGLNMDVAHVAFAGLSKFDGRRSRRLTVAEMAQIAGRAGRHQRDGTFGGVTEEGPGAFLPEEVFAIEEHRFPRIEQLYWRNGEPDYASVDALIASLERRPEPGVLLAAPQSTDLAVLKRMADETWVRDRARHPAMVKRLWAACGLPDFRKLGLDPHTRFVSRIFGYLSEGRGVVPNQWFADEVTRLDTIAGDVETIAGRIAAIRSWAYIAQRPDWLADPAAGAERTKTIEERLSDGLHASLTQRFVDKRTTALIRQIGADASLLPVVIGPEGEVLVEDHPIGRLDGFRFTVDPAARATDRRLLLAAAEKHLSGERRRRGEALVAAEDAAFALVDDAIVWNGHAVALLTPGPSLARPLLKLDRDLDCLARPQREAVAARVNGWFAAILGRHLPALVALAEAARDPQATPALRVVAGELEAAGGLIPRIALHESLDALTQDERKRLRRIGITIGALDLFDPRLLKPGAARWRQALLGVRGKRHVLPREGATVLPRGVPGAQLATGYRPLAAQAVRVDLVERIARAAHDARQGRKPFAPDPALATSMGITAPTLERLMAELGFRTVRGEAEAPPAWVWRGRRPPQRAERPAPSPTGAFAALAAWSGHG